TGcacttgagtatttccattttacaCTGCTTTATACTtccactacatttcagacagaaatattgtactttctaCTCCACTAAATTTGATGGCTTGATTTCCTCTAGATGAGACTTAAGGTGAAGATTTTTCGCAACAGATAAAATGCAACACACAGTTCCAGATTAAACCGGGTGGTTTCCAAACTATTTGGCGTCTCATAAAATATGTAGTCAGTTCACATATCAGATGCCTATCTGTTGTTAGCGGCTCCATCAAATAGGAATTTTTCCCTATAAACTTTTCACATTGTTGCATTGCACTCTGTTCAAATTACCCAATATCTCAGCAACAAGAAAAGCTGACAAATCCTCAGATTtatcttctgtctctgtgtaTAAAGCTGTAAAGTAGTTAAAACTCCAACAGTACCATGCTGCTGACTCAGTGGTGCTTCACTATTAATAGTCTAATGATGTCATACATAATAAtatgacagacagagggaccaatgcaggacttttactttaAGACTTTAACTACATTTAGCTTTTTAAGAACTTTTATTTCAGCAGGATTTGTCATGCAgcacttttaattaaaatggaGTAATTTacaatgttgtattttttagttttatacATAATACTTAATAATTTATCTTATCAGATACTTTGTAATCAGAGTTTGTTTATTCAAAGGTTCAGTTGCAGCTAATGGCTTTATTGGTAAActatttataaatgctttagaTTTACTCTGCAAGTCAGCGACAAGACAACTTCTGGATTGGTAGTTTATATCAGGTATCAGTTTGTATCCTACACCATAAAACCTGATTTGTCTTTTTAGGGTTTCAGAAAAGAATCCACAGATGGACTTTGTAAAAGAGCTGCAGGACATCTGGACTATAACTAatttattaacatttattaTGGCAGACTTAGAGTATTATACATACTCCTTACTAATGGCTCATTCATTTATCTGTCACTTGGTAATATTACATGTTGGCTTACTATAAAGTGGAAAACTCCTGCCTAAATATTAATAACTGTTAACAAATCAACTTCACTAAATTGCCAGAGAAATTATTCACTGCTTAAAATTCatctataaatcaataaaatgatgTATTAATCACTGACAAAGCTTGTAAGCGACTTATCAcaaactggtaaaaaaaaaacaaccttggACACTCTGTTAGCTGTGAAATGTAGCAAGTTCTGAAACATAAATACTCTAATTCTGATATTTACACATCTACAcacgttttatttttgtgaaaatgaACTTGCAGAGAAGACCTTCAAGTAATGTCACTGCCTTTTTATGTCTGGACTATTTAACTGCATCTGCTGCAACATTAGCTCTGCCCCACAGCGTTTCGTGTGAAAGTCAGGGAGTTGTGGTTAGATATAGTTTAAGTGAACGTGTGCCATCTGCTCACTCTCTGCAATAATGTGGTGAGATAGCTTAAACCACATCTTGAACCACAGACTATCTATTACTGGCACAATGGCAAGAATTTTTCTCTTAGTCAttgttctgcatttttttgcccttttttaaTGACATGAAACCCAACAGAAGCTGCAGCCTGGATTACTAGTGGCAGCCCTGGATGTATGCAAAGTTCCCTGTAAAACTGCATGTTAGTATTAAACAGGAGGAATATTAACGGTTTTGATGAAGCTTGACCCTTGGATTATATAATGCCACGGAAATATGAAGGAAGCAGTCTACACATTTCTTATGCgctttttaaatttgattagAAAAATGCTTATTCTGACAAAGCTGCATGAGAATGCTCATAAAATGCTTTAGGCGTGGGAAACGACCACAGGGTAAAGACAAGGCGTCTGCAGACAGACCTCAGACATCAGTCTGCCATCCTGTCTAAAAATGTCCCTCATCTTCAGCAGGAAGGAAGTCATTTCTGAGAGCGCTGGCACCAGGGGAGTAGGCCAATGTGATAAAAAGTAGGAAAAAAATAGtcagaaagaaacaagaagtcATGTCTCACCAACTGAAAGAggatgagtgtgtttgttttagccTTTTAAGGCAATGGCCGGCTACTGTGCCCTCTGGTTCACGTCTTTggtgtttaaaagaaaaaatcgGAATGCATGAATGAAAGGGGCGGGAGCTGGTAAAAGTCTAAGTAAGAACACTTTAACAAATTGATGGCTAGGACTGCTTGTGTCAGCTCTGGAGCACATTTTGCTGACTGGGACTTTCGATAGGCTCCAGGGCCTTTCTAAGTCTTGCAGGGTTGGCTCCATTGTTGGCATCACTTGGGCAGCTTGTCCCTGACTTGTGTCAAACTCTGAGCATCATCCAGAAAAAAGTATCTGACCTCTTTTTGCCTGCATTGTACTGAGAATAACGCCAATATTCAATATTATTGCTATTTCTTCGGCTTCCTGTGCGGAGGTGACgtgttttggatttttggagctCTTACTCAGAAAGTCAGTGGAGGACAACTCAAGTaaagtaaatattaaatatttaaagaatgaatgactaaataataaatgaaataatgatgaGTTTTTCAAACAGTGTCTGAGTCACTTACTGTTTCTCGGCCTTCTCCCTGTCATCCAAGAAAAACAGCGCCGTGGCCAGGAAAAACATGCCCCCCAGCACGATGATGAAGGGACATAGCATGAGGGCATAGCCCAGGCTGAGGAACCGCCATAGTGCTGACGTAGCGTAGCTCTGCTGAAGGGCATCGGAGATCTGCACCCAGgccagcacaaacacacaatgacacCCCAGaatcaacacagacacacacacacgcacacacacacagacacacacacacacagtcacaaacACAAGAAGAGGAGGGACTTTATTCAAACTACATTCTGCAGAAGTTCTTAAAACATCCTGTCTGACACACTTACGATAAGCTCTTCACCAGAGCGAGTTCTGCCCGTTTCATCATAGCAACAGATTAAACCAGACACACAGCATGATGTAAGACGCCCTGTTTTTGTCTTAAGCGAGGCAGGATTCCACGGCTAATAGCTCATCTTGCTGTTGAAAGCATTCAGTCTGTCACGCTGAGGAAAACAACAGCTGGAGAGTGGTGGGTGTGAAGTGACCATTCCAGCCTCCCTGCATCAGTCATACGGCAGCTCTCAAACAGGCATACATCATTGCGTTGTCAGTCGTGAGGGAGAGGAGGCTGCTGATGGTAGCTTTTAGGAGATTGTGTGGAGGTATGCGCAGCAGGAACAAGAAGGCGCAGCTTCTCATCTGTGTGTAAGTCTGAGCGGCTATAGGTCACACTGGCTGAAGCACATTGATTCCATGTTAGCGTCAGCAGAACCAGAGTCTCTAGAGATGGAGAACTGCTGACAGGAAGATGTTGGTGGcagtgtgagtgagagagtgtgtgtgtgtgtgtgtgccttgtGTAGTCATCACATGTGCAAGGAGCATGATCCGTAATAAGGAGTGATTACAGAAATAGAGAGGATGGtggaagaaaatataaaatataaatgtgtgACAGAATCCATCCAGCAGTGCTGTGTGTGGTCAGTGCAGAGTCTGTTTCATCAGCTACAGTAAATTGCCTGAAACTTGCAGAGTACAGCTTAGCTAAAAATACACAGTACTGCTGCATGTCTAATTATCAAGCTAGAAGGCATTTCTTGGAAGATTGCTGCGAGATTGTCCTTGGCGTTCCCCTGCTGCCCACGCTGCCTGTGGCCATGTCCTACTCATACAGTATAGGAGGAGTCCATTATGTGTTTCTCAAGAGATTCTTAAGTGACAGATGCCTCAGTCTACATGCTGATGGAGGCGAATCTTGGCTCAGGTTTTTACCCCACAGCAACTGTGTGGCATGTGGGTGTTTCTATCTGCAGGCCTTCCCACAAGAACCAACTATGGTGTTGGAAACGCCACACTGGTTGCTTTGTGTCCAATGCATCATCTTCAGCTCTGTTTGGTGCACATGTCAAACCCCTGAACCAAAAGTACTGACTCACTTGCTTACTTTCTCTTGCGGTTGCTTAGCAAtaacaagtgtgtgtgttttcctggaGATTTTCTACTTTGCCCATTCACAGTATTTGTGGCAGTGTGCATGGGCTGATCTGAGTGCGTCACCACGAGTCCATAACACTCGCGTGCTAAACCTCAGCTCAGGAACTGAGGCACTGAGTGGTGACGCACTTGGAGCGTTCTGGGCTTCGTGGGCCGGGGGTTTGTGGAGGAGTGAGAAATCCCCGGACATTCAGTATGTCGCTCAGATGGGAGTCGTGACCCCGGAAGCTGGATGGATTAGACTGGGGTGACTGGCTCACTGAGGGGCTGCGTCTGGATAAGTCTGTTTGGCTGTGTCTCTGAGCGTGTCTCTGCCACAACTATCTgatattaaataataattaatctGCTGGTCTTTTTGATttgcttgttttattattatattttagcatatcaaatatcagaaaataacaaaaaaagttcTTAGAGATCAAGTGATGTCTTAATGACAAATGATTTAAAGCAGAGAAAAGCTTTACATCGTTCTACCATTTAAGAAAGAGGAACAAGCATATGTGGCATTTTCTGCttaataaatgactaaaacaattAATCAGTAATCAGAATTGCCTTTGAGCAATTTTCTGTGATTTGACTAACTGTTACAGCACTAATGAAGCCTTGACACCAGCAGAATTACAGTGATTAAGACTGAGTCACAGTATGATTTATCTATCTGTGTCAATAGGAAGTCTATACAATATAAGATGTTTTATTTGATGTGGAGATACAATACAGTGCCGGCCTCTGAGCGAGCTTGATTCCCAGAAtctggatctttttttttttaataccagGTTTGATCAGTCTTTTGAAGAGCTTGCCTTGTAGTTGGAGGAAACTTGCAGCTGCTTTTGTCTGGCTTTGACAATAgtttaacattttcatttacagaaggagaaaaaaaagaggacaatTTCAAAGCAGCTCATCAGACAGCTGCATCTGTTGCCAGCCTGTCAGGCCCTGACAGAGAATCTCCAGGATCACTTTGATTCACTAATCAAAGACTTCCACTGGCTTTTGTTCACACAGACTAGGCTGCCAGCCAGAGgtgcaacaataaaacacaatgcaaacacacaacagtaaAGCTATGTATTCTTTCCCTGCAGGTTATTGGCACCAACGTGCATCATAAAATGGTGATGTACAAAGTTTAGCGTCGGCATAGATGCTGGTATAATATGAACAATTTCTGTCTATGTTGCTGCAGTGCATTTTATGTGTGGATTGTCTATGCAGAAGAGTCCACACTTTCCAACTTCTAGTATACTTATCTAAAGAGTGTTTGCCTCTATGGAGTTGCTATTTAACTTCAAAAATGTTCATTCTCAAATTGAAATGAGAAGAATGCTGGTTGACAGTCGGGGGTGAATCCTGTTTCACACTTCATTGAATAGCAAGCAGCACTTGTATTCTGGCCTCCTGGATGCTATTCTTTGGGTGTATGCGCTCAGTTTGGAGGGTgggggtgatggtggtgatgggtAACTCTGACCTTGAGAGGCCCAGTGTTCCAGTAAGGACCGCTCTCTCATCTTTTGACCAATCAAATACCGTAATGCTGACCCTCCTGGGAACCGTGAGATTTACTAGAAAATGCCACTGACAGCCTGAAGAGCAGTGGTGAAATCACAACTCTGTTCAGCAGCTCTCCTGAGACATGTGCTAAAAGCTCCTCTTGTACCTCACTTTGCACTGGCCTACTTAAAGCAAGAGCTAAACTGGTATTTGAATGCATTGTTTGTATGAATGGGGTGTTGAAGCGGTTACATTCCAGATTTACAACCTGGGCCAAATTTGAAATATATTCCTTCACTTCACACCCATAGCACTGCTTGGAGCCACGCCTGGGAGACTTACCAGGCCTATCAGATACGGACTTCCAGCATCGCCCAGGAGATGAGAGGTGAAGCTCTGAAAGGCGACCGCCGTTGCCCTCCGGGTGGGAATAACAACAAACTGCAAAGAAGAAAACGTGAGATGGTGTAAAGGTGATGAAGGAACAGAGGCAGGCAGATTCACTCAGCCATGTTAAAACTGCTCCTGCAGTTGTCAATTATGCACGCAGAGTCCAACCCATTGGGTCAGACGCCCCAGGCAGACCTATCAGTAATGGTCTGTCTGTATATTTACATCTTCACCATAGTCTTCAACCAAATTACAAATTAAGGAGCTGTTTTTACCCAACAGCTCCTTCCCACCTTACTGGAAGTCTAACTTCATTTAGCTCAGTGTTTTCACCTCCAAACACCCAAACATACACAGAAAAATGGCTCCCCTCTATTTGCTTCCAAGAATCAGTCAAAGCAGTAATTATCATCTCCATCCCAACTGCAGCCTACAAGGTCCACTCACATGTTTCCCAGCTCAAAACTGCGTCTAATTGGATGACCGCCATTTGGTATAGCTTGTAGCAGCAATTTCCAGTGACCCAGAAGATAAGTATAGGTTTGCAGTGCTCACCattaaaatgtctgctgtgatgGCCCAGTTCAGGAAAAGAAGCGTCTCTCCGATAAAGATGCAAACCTAAAATAAAGAGGAAGAAATTTCACATTTAGTGTTGCTAATTATGATGAGCCACGGAACAAAAACAAGTGACATGACATGAAGCCAGAAGAGGAGGGAGCAGATAGTGACACCATGTGTGGGAAttctctgctggaaaaaaaGTGCTTTGGTTGCGGTGGTTCTAAAACATGTTATTATACCGGGGCCCAATTATATGTGGATGTGCAGGCCTTCATTTTGGTCCATTTGAGCTGGGTATTTAGCCCACGAGCTGAAAAGCAGCACAGGATGATAAgaattgtttttcttgtcaaagCTTCAATGTGGAAAACTTTTTAACGCTTGCCAAGTTTAGGTCAAGCTGCAAGATTTGAATTTATGTCCTACATCTGACCGGGTGGGgcagaaactttaaaaagcaAAGAGCGTATGTACATGTAGGCTTCTGTATATACACAGGTTGGCAGCAGCTGGTGTTTCTACTTTGCCActttctcaaaaacagacccTGTGGGATTTGGTTGCAGTGGAATCTCATGTATCTGTATTGGCCTGTTTCATCTAACACAGTCTTACACAGCCGACTGATGTGCGTTTCCTGCTGGGGAATAACCCTTCTGCTGGAGTGCCAGACCTACAGTAAAGTACAGAGAGCTACAGAAGGAGTCTGACAGCGGAGATGTAGGCAGGTCTGTTCTGAGAGCTGTGAACCAGACACCGTGACCGACATGTTGCCTCTGAGCAGAGAGAAGCCCAGCCTTCCCTCAGATTAGCTACGTGCTGACGGGACAACAGCTGCGAGAGGTCAATCGGCCTCAACAGAGCAGCTCCGACTGCTACAGCCGCGTCACGCTTTATAATGTGACACATCTGTCAGCTCTTTGCCGTGAAACTTGAGTTGATCACTTACAACTGCTGCTGTACTGTAAGATGATTTAATACTGTACAGTAGAGCAGTcagaagtcacatgttcaaagtGGAGTGTGGTGCCAGTCTAAATGTCTTGATAATCTGCTCTTGGTTGGTTTCCAGTCAGTTATAGCTGGTTGATCCTacaaaactgttgtttttgtgtgttttcaaggAGCAAAAACAGTTATTGACGACTGACCGAtaagaagacattaaacaacaTCAATCCCTACTTTACCCTTTGTGAATTATAAAGAGATACAAACCAGGTGTCATCTATGAGCAAAGATACAGCCTATTTTGGTAATGCAGCAACTCTATGAAATTGAGTTGGACAGATCTGGATTCAGGTAATTAATAGGGATACTTCTGCACCTCAGATCTAATTGACTGAGTCATGCTGCTGTCAAACACCTTATAAACGCGTGTCTTTGGCTTAATGAGAGTTCATATAAATCTGACTCCATTAAATCAAGTCAATCAAATCATTTGTCATTTGGAAGCTACTTTTTTTAGCCACTGTTTAATGACTGCTGTTCGTTTATACATGTCTCATTGTTTCTAGTGGCTTAACATCCTTAACATACAAACATGATAGCATGCTGACATATATATTGTAAAAAACTAAGAGTTGATTCAGTTCAAAAATGCAATAGCAGACCAGACTTGCCAGGGCCAGCCAAGGTCGCATATTTAGGATATGTTTGCTAAGATCCTTTACACGCATGGGAAATATTTTCCAGGTTTCCAGCATTATTGTCGGCCCACTTGTTGAGAGTCAGTTCCTATTCCTTTGTCACTGATAAGAGTGAGAAATTTATGCCTAGTAAGTCCAAGAGCCTGCAGTGCATTGTTTCAGGTCAGGGATTGTTTAGCTGCACCCTTTCCTGCTTCACAAGGCAATTAGGTTCACCCACTCCATGCTCACTTGCCTGACATTCCTAACTTTTGGCCTGGCAAGGTATTAACCTCAGctacctgcagcagctcctgaaGCCATCTCAATGTAACCTGCAATTAAAGCTATTCATAATGAGGAGCAATACCCACTTGCTGCCTCTGAGCGTGACAGAAGCTGGCATCGTGCAAGGCGTCCTCTTACTGCTCTATTCAAACATTAACAACAGCCCAATGAGCTTTTACAGAGCTCTCTCTTGTTAGATTGGTTACCAGACTTTCTCTTTTAATTCTCAGGCCCTCAGGCTAATCCAAATATTACTCTTTATCAggggcacttttttttttttttacaactccCTCCACTGTTGAATCAAACTTCCTCTGCTGCAGACACAATATATACAAGAGTTACTGGGCTTACATAAGCTCCAACAATGCTCTTCTTGGCCACCACAAAGATGAGGCAGATGAAGATGGCAGAGCCCAGCATGCTGACGGCGCACACCAGTGGGTCAGCTCGCTCGGTCTTCTGGCGACAGAGTCGTGTGGTGACAGCTCCTATTAGCACACCCAGCAGCCCCGTCACACAGGTGATCGCCCCGAAGATCATGCTGGGGGAAAGAACCAATATTTCATTTAGATACCACGCGAGCTTTGAATGCTTGCAACCACCCAGATAAAGCTGATTGATGGATAGTGCAACACAAAAAAACCTTCCAGTACAGCTTTAGTTTATAATGGCACACATTCAGATCAACCCCGTTCATCCAGATTTTTGTCTGATACACAAATGATGCAGGTATCTTTGAAAAGGTTTCATGTCACACAGGTCAAACAGAAGCAGCAGTGACTTCAAAGCTAATTTCCTGTGGTTAGTTGCTGGCCTCTCACCTGTCTGTGCTGTTGCAGATCTCCTTTGTGCAGGCCTCTGCCGTCTTCTGCACCACCTGGGCTCTGGCCAGGTACAGAGGAATCCACATACCAAACGCACCCGTGGCAAAGGACACAGCCGCCGACGCCAAGGAAGAGAACACGTAGCTTCGACtagccacaaagaaacacacaaatccaAACAGGCGATTACCTTGGCTtataaaggacaaaaaaattaacaagcTACTGTTATCTGTCACACAGGATCCAGTATCTCACTTGGTCTTTCTCTTTGTAAAGCTCATCTGATAACGAATGCAAACAGATGATAAAAAGGAATCTGTGAGATTATTGCACAAAGTGACTATTATCTTGGCTTAAAGCAAGTTAATGTTAAATGGTAAGTACACTGAGATGATATGCAGCCAGTGCCGACAGTTTTATGTaggagacaaaaataacacGTTTCTTCGTGTCTCTATAGGTGGCAGACTGTGTGCCGCTAAAAGTCACACTGTGCAGGAGATGTGGTTGCTCACTTATGACTATTCCAATAAATCCACATGGCTACATTAGCTTTATAAAGttcagaacattttttaaaataactgaagCCTGCAGGCTGTACAAAAATAAGGACCCACAGTGTCATAGATGCAGCTCAGCAGGATTGCAGGCTGCTCGAGCGGGAATTATACTGGCTCCGTGTGTCGACATTTCCATGCATCTAATGACAATTAAAGGCTAATGGTGAGAGAATGTGTGCAAATAAGTATGCGTGTTTGAATAAGGCTTTAGGATCATTTTCATTATGGATTAATCTGCCAATTATTTTCTTAAATAACACTTGGTCTATTAAATGTGAGAAAGTGGCAAATTAAATGTCCTGCAGCTTATGGTGCTGCATAAAACACTCTTCAATTTTTCATCATGTTAAGATGAGAAAATCAACAAAGTCTCACACTTAAGAGGCTGGAACTagtaaatgacatttttgcttgaaaactGTTCCTGATGTTGGTTTAACTGCaactcttaaaaaaaatctcttcgcTGTGTATtgaagttacatatttagaagtttccCTTGCCTTAATAAAATGGCTCAGAAGCAACTGTACACTGTTGCTTCCTGTCGCTAGAATGTACAGATCTATATATGAAGTCGCTAACCTCACTTTCAGCTCACTCCTCTGCAAATGTGGCAGCTTAAGCATAACAGCTCACCTACGAGTCTAAACAAACATTGTAAAACTGCTCTATGCTTGTAATATCGGAGTAATTCAGACATGCATGTTCAATCTGGACACcagttctgaagaagaataataatACAGGAAGTCCCAAGCTGACAGGTTTGGGTCCTTTGGTTTGTTAGTAGAAACATATATGATGTTGACTGCTTtcttttgcatgtgtgtgttctatCATATGAAAACATCAAAAGTAAATGTTAACATGAAAAGATCATGTTCACTAAAGAAGCTCTTTAAAAGCTTCTCAAAATAGTTAATTGATGAATTGATGAATTGACCAAACCTTGCTTGTCTATTTGAATCCCAAACCAAAAAACCTGTTCACCAGATTGGATGAATAATGCCTGTGACCTATCATTTGACAGCATGCGTTACTCTTAGTTAACTGTTGAGAGAAACCTGAAAATGGTCTTTGGGGGTCTATTCTCATCACTGAACAGCTAAACAATTTCCTAAAACCTGGTGTATTGTCTGCAGATGATCATTGCTCTTACTTCTTGGCAAGTGCTTTCATGTCACAGACCCAGGAGGTGCGGGTTTTGATGCGTCCTCCCATCTGGTCAGCACTGCCTCTCTTCGGCTCAGGCACAAAGAAAAGGATCAGAGCTCCGGCTGTGATCCCTAAAAGCGGGGACACCTAACGGGACAAGAAATGAATCAATCAGGCTGAGTTTAGAGAGATCTATGAGGTCTCAGATCATGTTAACGCATCACAGAGGGAGCTGGGGGGGGAGCAGACAGTAGGCAGAGGACAAAGAGCAGAGTGTTTACAGTCTGAATGGATAGCCACTGTGTTTCCCGTGTTACGCCTGACATCCTATACAAGCCCTCTGAAACTCAGAACATTCCCTTTGCTTACTCTGCTGgcacagtgtgtgtttatgtgtgggTGTGGGCTTGTCTCTGAACATAAGCATACAGGAGTCTAAAAGAGCCTTTTGGCTTTGAGGGCTGCTTTGTGAGCTCTGCGCCAAGAAGAAAACCTCATGTGTGCCCATCTGCCATTATGTTCACTATCATCTTTATGTGGTAGCATGTTtgcacctgtgtgtgtctgtgtagggggagacaaagacaaaaggcAGGATGGAATGAGCATTTGTTTGAGTAATACAAATTGCACACAAAAGCAAAACCAATTTCATATGTCAGGGGAAATTCATCATATTATATTTTGGTGCTCATAAAACCCCATTTATATTCCAAGTACTGTGCTACAGCGTGTGGGGAAgcgtttgtgtttgtgtgtgtgtgagtgagcaATTCCACTTTTCACAGAGGGAGTAATTCTGTGTGTGATGTGGCTCATAACATGACTGATAATGCTGATAATGTGGCTCAGCACAGTGGTTCTGGTCTCAGAGTGTGAGAATTACACCAGCGCTGATGATGTCCTTCCTATATTGTGTCTTCTCTGCAATCTTTTGCTTGTGTGCAGCGACTTAATTGGATCAACATCTACATCACAATCTTATAATGTGCTTTCAGAGAGAGGCAGATTGATAGAAGACAGAGTTCATCTTACTGAAGTGGAAGATAactattttttttgcaggagaTTGGAACTTCATAATCATACGAGAAACACCAGGAGCTTGTGACCTCTGGCCTGGACTCCCACTGCTCCCTTTACACACTTCCTGCAGCAATGCTGTGCAATCACATAAATTAGCTGCAGCACTCTCCTGCTACTCATTTCTGTTGATCTCCCTTGTTCCTTAATACCATCCACATTTTCAGGAAGGTAGCTGGAACATGCCAGCGAAAACAAACGGAAGCACTGCAGTGTTTTTTCCTTAAAAC
This genomic stretch from Acanthochromis polyacanthus isolate Apoly-LR-REF ecotype Palm Island chromosome 17, KAUST_Apoly_ChrSc, whole genome shotgun sequence harbors:
- the spns2 gene encoding sphingosine-1-phosphate transporter SPNS2 yields the protein MCVESDGCEIEGCSSSDEVRTLSGSMSPGLKSNPDLHPCKPGQKFRAALLRCRSPAAAAGILSFGNVLNYMDRYTVAGVLLDIQRHYEVTDSGIGLLQTVFICSFMVAAPIFGYLGDRFNRKVILSCGIFFWSIVTLLSSFISKEYYWLFVLSRGLVGIGESSYSSISPTIIGDLFTNNSRTMMLSVFYLAIPLGSGLGYILGASAKVAAGDWHWALRVSPLLGITAGALILFFVPEPKRGSADQMGGRIKTRTSWVCDMKALAKNRSYVFSSLASAAVSFATGAFGMWIPLYLARAQVVQKTAEACTKEICNSTDSMIFGAITCVTGLLGVLIGAVTTRLCRQKTERADPLVCAVSMLGSAIFICLIFVVAKKSIVGAYVCIFIGETLLFLNWAITADILMFVVIPTRRATAVAFQSFTSHLLGDAGSPYLIGLISDALQQSYATSALWRFLSLGYALMLCPFIIVLGGMFFLATALFFLDDREKAEKQLSQLTRSTSAVKV